A stretch of Pseudolysobacter antarcticus DNA encodes these proteins:
- a CDS encoding DUF6165 family protein gives MSEISTPVSFGELIDKLTILEIKAARITDAAKLANVRVELNMLDTTWNAAAASRIDITAQRTRLKAVNEKLWDIEDHIRLKEKAQAFDAEFIALARAVYFENDDRAAIKREINQLLGSTLVEEKSYADYRQA, from the coding sequence ATGAGTGAAATTTCCACCCCCGTTTCGTTCGGTGAACTGATCGACAAGCTCACGATTCTCGAAATCAAGGCAGCGCGAATCACCGATGCGGCCAAGCTTGCGAACGTGCGCGTCGAATTGAATATGCTCGATACCACGTGGAATGCGGCTGCGGCATCGCGCATCGATATCACTGCACAGCGCACACGCCTCAAGGCGGTCAACGAAAAACTGTGGGACATCGAAGACCATATCCGGCTAAAGGAAAAGGCTCAGGCTTTCGATGCCGAATTCATCGCGCTGGCGCGCGCGGTGTATTTCGAGAATGACGACCGCGCCGCGATCAAACGCGAAATCAATCAGCTGCTCGGATCGACCCTGGTCGAAGAAAAATCCTACGCTGATTACCGACAGGCTTGA
- the hemP gene encoding hemin uptake protein HemP: MLETVDTTAQTAPSHDASVATTIRQPAAYHARSNTPVTRIDSRELLQGHRELVIEHVGLEYRLQVTRNGKLILTK; this comes from the coding sequence ATGCTCGAAACCGTCGACACCACCGCCCAAACCGCGCCGTCACACGACGCTAGCGTCGCGACGACAATTCGGCAGCCGGCTGCATATCACGCGCGTAGCAACACGCCGGTAACGCGTATCGACAGTCGCGAATTGCTGCAGGGCCATCGCGAACTGGTGATCGAGCATGTCGGCCTGGAATACCGTTTGCAGGTCACGCGCAACGGCAAGTTGATCCTGACCAAATAG